From the genome of Nakamurella flavida, one region includes:
- a CDS encoding alpha-ketoglutarate-dependent dioxygenase AlkB translates to MQIAAQPSMFDLDLLPEVTPPAGRIRRLPLTDGAWVDVLPGWLTGSDAVLDHLMTAVPWRAERRQMYDREVAVPRMLAWYGPQDELPHPVLDDARELLSAHYARELGEPFVTAGLCLYRDGSDSVAWHGDRIGRGAAADTMVAIVSVGSDRVLHLRPRNGGPARRFAQGHGDLVVMGGSCQRTWDHAIPKTTRPVGPRVSVQFRPAGVA, encoded by the coding sequence ATGCAGATCGCGGCGCAACCCTCGATGTTCGACCTGGATCTCCTCCCGGAGGTGACCCCGCCCGCGGGTCGGATCCGGCGCCTCCCGTTGACGGACGGAGCGTGGGTCGACGTTCTCCCCGGCTGGTTGACGGGATCTGACGCAGTGCTCGACCACTTGATGACGGCGGTGCCCTGGCGCGCCGAGCGTCGGCAGATGTACGACCGGGAGGTCGCGGTCCCGCGGATGTTGGCCTGGTACGGCCCCCAGGACGAGCTGCCGCATCCGGTGCTCGACGACGCGCGCGAGCTGTTGTCCGCCCACTACGCCCGCGAGTTGGGGGAGCCGTTCGTCACGGCGGGGCTCTGCCTGTACCGCGACGGCTCCGACAGCGTCGCCTGGCACGGCGACCGGATCGGGCGCGGTGCCGCGGCCGACACCATGGTCGCCATCGTCTCGGTGGGGTCGGACCGCGTACTGCACCTGCGGCCGCGGAACGGCGGACCTGCCCGGCGTTTCGCGCAGGGGCACGGCGATCTGGTGGTGATGGGCGGCTCCTGCCAGCGCACCTGGGACCACGCGATCCCCAAGACGACGCGGCCGGTCGGTCCGCGGGTCAGCGTGCAGTTCCGGCCGGCCGGCGTGGCCTGA
- a CDS encoding VOC family protein yields MDQRLSLVTLGVRDLDRARRFYSALGWSGQEVQRTVFFQLGGMALVLWGRPDLAADAGYDPDDTDRGGFGGIALAQNVRSPAEVDAVLAAAEAAGGTVTRPPAETFYGGYAGYFLDPEGHGWEIAWNPGFPLAEDGSLTVPDLGGN; encoded by the coding sequence ATGGATCAACGACTGAGCCTCGTCACCCTCGGCGTTCGCGACCTCGACCGGGCGCGCCGGTTCTACTCAGCCCTGGGCTGGTCCGGTCAGGAGGTGCAGCGGACCGTGTTCTTCCAGCTGGGCGGGATGGCCCTGGTGCTCTGGGGACGCCCGGACCTCGCCGCCGACGCCGGGTACGACCCGGACGACACGGACCGTGGCGGCTTCGGCGGTATCGCCCTGGCCCAGAACGTCCGCTCCCCCGCCGAGGTGGACGCGGTCCTGGCGGCCGCCGAGGCCGCCGGTGGCACCGTCACGCGCCCGCCCGCCGAGACGTTCTACGGCGGGTACGCCGGCTACTTCCTCGACCCCGAGGGCCACGGGTGGGAGATCGCCTGGAACCCCGGGTTCCCGCTGGCGGAGGACGGCTCGCTCACCGTGCCCGACCTGGGTGGGAACTGA
- a CDS encoding vitamin B12-dependent ribonucleotide reductase: protein MTETVDTAPSSNGGSRRRKGATEASRGLHLERVFTTAGVHPYDEVSWERRDVVMTNWRDGTVNFEQRGVEFPSTWSVNATNIVTSKYFRGAVGSPTRESSLRQIIDRVVGTYTRAGDVHGYFTADTDREVFEHELTWMLLHQVFSFNSPVWFNVGTQSPQQVSACFILSVDDTMDSILNWYREEGLIFKGGSGAGLNLSRIRSSKELLSSGGTASGPVSFMRGADASAGTIKSGGATRRAAKMVVLDVDHPDIAEFVETKAREEHKVRALRDAGFDMDLGGEDIVSVQYQNANNSVRVSDEFMRAVEATTDEGAAFGLRGRQNGEVVETVDARELFDKITTAAWECADPGIQYDDTINDWHTCPESGRINASNPCSEYMHLDNSSCNLASLNLLKFLSPEGVFDAPQFAKAVEFVITAMDISICFADFPTEPIAKTTRDFRQLGIGYANLGALLMATGHAYDSAGGRSLAAAITSLMNGVAYRRSAELAGVVGPYEGYARNADAHKRVIRKHAAANDQIRSMGSNDSATLKLATSVWAQTIALGEQHGYRNAQASVLAPTGTIGLMMDCDTTGVEPDLALVKFKKLVGGGSMQIVNQTVPRALKSLGYQGEQVEAIVEFIAENGHVIDAPGLRREHYEVFDCAMGARSIAPMGHVRMMAAVQPFISGAISKTVNMPEDATVADVAEIYTQGWKYGLKALAIYRDNCKVGQPLSASNKNHGVSSADQSGAAAAAPVAAATPVVTGPVRRRLPKKRPSQTVSFTVGGAEGYLTTGSYPDDGLGEVFIKLGKQGSTLAGVMDAFSIAVSVGLQYGIPLESYVAKFTNLRFEPAGMTDDPDVRIATSVMDYLFRRIALDYLPTDSRAELGIFSAEERSAQVSNTYGSGTTSDVLEEMRSSVDATPVVRPAVETGGVADHGAQPGAAAGSVNDPGVAPKSASTVAAPLGRAGSSTELLELVIGKSADAPLCFTCGTKMRPSGACYVCEGCGSTSGCS from the coding sequence ATGACCGAAACCGTCGACACCGCTCCGTCGTCCAACGGCGGCAGTCGCCGTCGCAAGGGCGCCACCGAGGCGTCCCGCGGTCTGCACCTCGAGCGCGTCTTCACCACGGCGGGTGTGCACCCCTACGACGAGGTGAGCTGGGAACGTCGTGACGTGGTCATGACGAACTGGCGCGACGGGACGGTCAACTTCGAGCAGCGCGGCGTGGAGTTCCCGTCGACCTGGTCGGTCAACGCCACCAACATCGTCACCAGCAAGTACTTCCGCGGCGCCGTGGGTAGTCCGACCCGCGAGAGCAGCCTGCGGCAGATCATCGACCGGGTGGTGGGTACGTACACGCGGGCCGGCGACGTGCACGGCTACTTCACGGCCGACACCGACCGCGAGGTGTTCGAGCACGAGCTGACCTGGATGCTGCTGCACCAGGTGTTCTCCTTCAACTCCCCGGTGTGGTTCAACGTCGGAACCCAGTCGCCGCAGCAGGTCTCGGCCTGCTTCATCCTGTCCGTGGACGACACCATGGACTCGATCCTGAACTGGTACCGCGAGGAGGGGCTGATCTTCAAGGGCGGCTCGGGCGCCGGGCTGAACCTGTCCCGCATCCGGTCCTCCAAGGAGCTGCTGTCCTCCGGTGGTACCGCCTCCGGCCCGGTGTCCTTCATGCGCGGCGCCGACGCCTCCGCCGGCACCATCAAGTCCGGCGGCGCCACCCGTCGCGCGGCCAAGATGGTCGTGCTCGACGTGGACCACCCGGACATCGCCGAGTTCGTCGAGACCAAGGCCCGCGAGGAGCACAAGGTCCGCGCCCTGCGCGACGCCGGCTTCGACATGGACCTGGGCGGCGAGGACATCGTCTCCGTCCAGTACCAGAACGCGAACAACTCCGTCCGCGTCTCCGACGAGTTCATGCGGGCCGTCGAGGCCACCACCGACGAGGGTGCGGCGTTCGGCCTCCGGGGCCGGCAGAACGGTGAGGTCGTCGAGACCGTCGACGCCCGCGAGCTGTTCGACAAGATCACCACCGCCGCGTGGGAGTGCGCCGATCCGGGTATCCAGTACGACGACACGATCAACGACTGGCACACCTGCCCCGAGTCGGGCCGGATCAACGCCTCCAACCCGTGCAGCGAGTACATGCACCTGGACAACTCGTCGTGCAACCTGGCGTCGCTCAACCTGCTGAAGTTCCTTTCCCCGGAGGGCGTCTTCGACGCGCCGCAGTTCGCCAAGGCGGTCGAGTTCGTCATCACCGCGATGGACATCTCGATCTGCTTCGCCGATTTCCCGACCGAGCCGATCGCCAAGACCACCCGTGACTTCCGGCAGCTGGGCATCGGGTACGCCAACCTGGGTGCGCTGCTCATGGCCACCGGTCACGCCTACGACAGCGCCGGCGGACGCTCGCTGGCCGCGGCCATCACCTCGCTGATGAACGGCGTCGCCTACCGGCGTTCCGCCGAGCTCGCCGGGGTGGTCGGACCCTACGAGGGCTACGCGCGCAATGCCGACGCGCACAAGCGGGTCATCCGCAAGCACGCCGCCGCCAACGACCAGATCCGGTCCATGGGCAGCAACGACTCCGCCACCCTGAAGCTGGCCACCAGTGTCTGGGCGCAGACCATCGCGCTCGGCGAGCAGCACGGGTACCGCAACGCGCAGGCCTCGGTCCTCGCGCCCACCGGCACCATCGGCCTGATGATGGACTGCGACACCACCGGTGTGGAGCCCGATCTCGCGCTGGTCAAGTTCAAGAAGCTGGTCGGCGGCGGCTCCATGCAGATCGTCAACCAGACCGTGCCGCGCGCGCTGAAGTCGTTGGGCTACCAGGGTGAGCAGGTCGAGGCCATCGTCGAGTTCATCGCCGAGAACGGGCACGTCATCGACGCCCCCGGGCTGCGTCGCGAGCACTACGAGGTCTTCGACTGCGCCATGGGCGCCCGGTCGATCGCGCCCATGGGTCACGTCCGGATGATGGCCGCGGTCCAGCCGTTCATCTCCGGGGCGATCTCCAAGACCGTCAACATGCCGGAGGACGCCACCGTCGCCGATGTCGCCGAGATCTACACCCAGGGGTGGAAGTACGGCCTGAAGGCTCTGGCCATCTACCGCGACAACTGCAAGGTCGGCCAGCCGCTGTCGGCGTCGAACAAGAACCACGGTGTGTCCTCGGCCGACCAGTCCGGGGCCGCTGCCGCGGCGCCGGTCGCCGCTGCCACGCCGGTCGTGACCGGTCCGGTGCGTCGTCGCTTGCCGAAGAAGCGCCCGTCGCAGACGGTCTCGTTCACCGTGGGCGGGGCCGAGGGCTACCTGACCACCGGTTCCTACCCGGACGACGGCCTGGGTGAGGTCTTCATCAAGCTCGGCAAGCAGGGTTCGACCCTGGCCGGCGTGATGGACGCGTTCTCGATCGCGGTCTCGGTGGGCCTGCAGTACGGGATCCCGCTGGAGTCCTACGTCGCGAAGTTCACCAACCTGCGCTTCGAGCCCGCCGGCATGACCGACGACCCGGACGTGCGGATCGCGACCTCGGTGATGGACTACCTGTTCCGTCGTATCGCGCTCGACTACCTGCCCACCGACAGCCGTGCCGAGCTGGGCATCTTCTCCGCGGAGGAGCGTTCGGCCCAGGTGTCCAACACCTACGGCTCCGGGACGACGTCCGACGTGCTCGAGGAGATGCGTTCCTCGGTGGACGCCACCCCGGTGGTGCGGCCCGCGGTCGAAACGGGTGGAGTCGCCGACCACGGTGCGCAGCCGGGCGCGGCTGCCGGCTCGGTGAACGACCCGGGGGTGGCGCCCAAGTCCGCCTCCACCGTGGCCGCCCCGCTGGGCCGGGCCGGTTCCTCCACCGAGTTGTTGGAGCTGGTCATCGGCAAGTCCGCCGACGCCCCGCTCTGCTTCACCTGCGGCACGAAGATGCGCCCCTCCGGCGCGTGCTACGTCTGCGAGGGTTGCGGCTCGACCTCCGGTTGCAGCTGA
- the nrdR gene encoding transcriptional regulator NrdR: MKCPFCRHPDSRVIDSREIEDGQAIRRRRSCPQCTRRFSTVEESVLSVVKRSGVTEPFSRSKVVLGVRRACQGRPVDEDALALLAQQVEETVRASGQAEVPSQEVGLAILGPLRVLDEVAYLRFASVYRSFDSAADFAAEIEAMRADADRAEAPPGEHGPPLPVG, encoded by the coding sequence ATGAAGTGCCCCTTCTGTCGTCATCCCGATTCCCGGGTGATCGATTCCCGCGAGATCGAGGACGGGCAGGCGATCCGCCGCCGCCGGTCATGCCCGCAGTGCACCCGGCGGTTCAGCACCGTCGAGGAGTCAGTGTTGTCCGTGGTGAAGCGCAGCGGTGTCACCGAACCCTTCAGTCGGTCCAAGGTGGTGCTGGGCGTACGCCGCGCCTGCCAGGGGCGGCCCGTGGACGAGGACGCACTGGCCCTGCTCGCTCAGCAGGTCGAGGAGACCGTCCGGGCCTCCGGTCAGGCCGAGGTGCCCAGCCAGGAGGTCGGGCTGGCCATCCTGGGCCCGTTGCGGGTGCTGGACGAGGTGGCCTATCTCCGCTTCGCGTCGGTGTACCGCTCCTTCGACTCGGCGGCCGACTTCGCGGCCGAGATCGAGGCGATGCGGGCCGACGCGGATCGGGCGGAAGCTCCGCCGGGGGAGCACGGACCGCCCCTCCCGGTCGGCTGA
- a CDS encoding LysM peptidoglycan-binding domain-containing protein, with translation MAGPRPVAVFPRAAEWDSSAGSDRALLQAWGLAERPTGTGGLSGPVGSARPGSSNAPSISRQAARITGGSRTAAGAAAARRRQRRTARRGPVTGVLPSRPVRRLVVACAPPAVRSVVRGYVMGRAARLAMTFTVSVSALLLALTLASAPAAGGVTQVTVTPGDSLWSIAQDSDPGRDPRAVVEDIRRMNSLTEGVLPVGVMLTVPVSAG, from the coding sequence GTGGCCGGGCCCCGCCCGGTGGCCGTCTTCCCCCGGGCGGCGGAGTGGGACAGCTCGGCCGGCTCCGACCGCGCGCTGCTGCAGGCCTGGGGTCTGGCGGAGCGACCGACGGGCACGGGTGGTCTCTCCGGGCCGGTCGGCTCCGCGCGACCGGGTTCGTCGAACGCCCCGTCGATCTCGCGGCAGGCCGCGAGGATCACCGGCGGGTCGCGCACCGCGGCAGGTGCCGCGGCGGCCCGCCGACGGCAGCGTCGCACGGCGCGGCGCGGCCCGGTCACCGGAGTGCTGCCTTCCCGGCCGGTCCGGCGGCTGGTGGTGGCCTGTGCGCCGCCCGCCGTCCGTTCGGTCGTCCGGGGTTACGTGATGGGTCGGGCGGCCCGCCTGGCGATGACGTTCACCGTCTCGGTGTCGGCTCTGCTGCTGGCGCTCACGCTGGCGTCCGCCCCCGCGGCCGGCGGCGTCACCCAGGTCACTGTGACCCCCGGCGATTCGCTGTGGTCCATCGCGCAGGACAGCGATCCCGGCCGGGATCCCCGGGCGGTGGTGGAGGACATCCGTCGGATGAATTCCCTCACCGAGGGTGTCCTGCCGGTCGGCGTCATGCTGACGGTCCCCGTTTCCGCAGGGTGA
- the lexA gene encoding transcriptional repressor LexA yields MRQRKVLQVIRESVAERGYPPSVREIGEAVGLKSPSSVAHQLKVLERRGLLRKDPNRPRAVDIRPSDETFDDGTTDTGPTMPTPAFVPLVGRIAAGGPILAEQHVEDVFPLPRELVGEGTLFLLRVVGDSMIDAAITDGDWVVVRQQPVAENGDIVAAMIDGEATVKTYRRKDGHIWLMPHNAAYEPIPGDEAVILGRVVTVLRKI; encoded by the coding sequence ATGCGCCAGCGCAAGGTGCTGCAGGTGATCCGGGAATCGGTGGCCGAGCGGGGTTACCCGCCGAGCGTCCGCGAGATCGGCGAGGCCGTCGGCCTGAAGTCGCCGTCCTCGGTGGCCCACCAGCTCAAGGTCCTCGAGCGTCGGGGGCTGTTGCGCAAGGACCCGAACCGCCCCCGGGCCGTGGACATCCGACCGTCCGACGAGACGTTCGACGACGGCACGACGGACACGGGTCCCACGATGCCCACCCCGGCCTTCGTCCCGCTGGTCGGGCGGATCGCCGCCGGCGGCCCGATCCTCGCGGAACAGCATGTCGAGGACGTCTTCCCCCTCCCCCGCGAGCTCGTCGGCGAGGGCACCCTGTTCCTGCTCCGCGTGGTGGGCGACTCGATGATCGACGCGGCCATCACCGACGGCGACTGGGTGGTGGTCCGTCAGCAGCCGGTGGCGGAGAACGGCGACATCGTGGCCGCGATGATCGACGGCGAGGCGACGGTCAAGACCTACCGCCGCAAGGACGGCCACATCTGGCTCATGCCGCACAACGCCGCCTACGAGCCCATCCCCGGTGACGAGGCCGTGATCCTCGGCCGTGTGGTCACCGTGCTCCGCAAGATCTGA
- the tatA gene encoding Sec-independent protein translocase subunit TatA, translating to MGGLSWWHWLIVLAVFILLFGAKKLPDAARGVGRSLRILKSEVSAMHEDDAAKGKVAKPAETDASASLPTPAAQLNPVPAPLPPVAAPAYQQAAPAYQPAQAAPAYQPQPAPVYQPAPTEEHRAS from the coding sequence ATGGGTGGCTTGTCCTGGTGGCACTGGCTGATCGTGCTGGCCGTTTTCATCCTGTTGTTCGGCGCCAAGAAGCTGCCCGATGCCGCCCGCGGCGTCGGCCGGTCGCTGCGCATCCTCAAGTCCGAGGTGTCGGCGATGCACGAGGACGACGCGGCCAAGGGCAAGGTGGCCAAGCCGGCCGAGACGGACGCCAGTGCGTCCCTCCCGACCCCGGCCGCCCAGCTCAACCCGGTGCCCGCCCCGCTGCCGCCGGTCGCCGCGCCGGCTTACCAGCAGGCGGCGCCGGCCTACCAGCCCGCGCAGGCGGCCCCCGCCTACCAGCCGCAGCCGGCGCCGGTCTACCAGCCGGCCCCGACGGAGGAGCACCGCGCCTCCTGA
- the hflX gene encoding GTPase HflX yields MSDIDLDGPAAGRESVVTDRVDPTVLDGADRVSGGSQDLADRAALRRVASLSTQLTDITEVEYRDLLLEQVVLVGVWSGGTLTDAQASMTELARLAETAGSVVLDALMQRRQHPDSSTYIGSGKVAELKEVVEATGADTVICDGELTPGQLRNLEEKLRVKVVDRTALILDIFAQHARSKEGKAQVELAQLNYLVPRLRGWGIALSRQRGGRVAAGAGIGSRGPGETKLEIDRRRIYKRIAQLRVELGGMRKVRDTKRSQRRDNAVPAVAIAGYTNAGKSSLLNRLTDAGVLVEDALFATLDPTTRKARTTDGRLYTLTDTVGFVRHLPHQLVESFRSTLEEIGDADLLIHVVDGSDASPQDQVTAVRQVLAEIEASTVPEIIVVNKIDAADPVTLAHLRHLFTGAVFVSAHTGEGMEELRSVIARHLPDPAVEVDVLLPYTEGALVSRVHAEGTVLEEEHEGAGTRLRARVNGNLAGLLEGYRVAPAG; encoded by the coding sequence ATGTCGGACATCGACCTGGACGGGCCTGCCGCCGGGCGGGAATCCGTCGTCACCGACCGGGTCGATCCCACCGTTCTGGACGGGGCCGATCGGGTGTCGGGCGGGAGCCAGGACCTGGCCGACCGGGCCGCCCTGCGGCGGGTGGCCAGTCTGTCCACCCAGCTCACCGACATCACCGAGGTCGAGTACCGCGATCTGCTCCTCGAGCAGGTCGTCCTGGTCGGAGTCTGGTCCGGCGGCACCCTGACCGATGCCCAGGCGTCGATGACCGAGCTCGCCCGCCTGGCCGAGACGGCCGGTTCCGTCGTGCTGGACGCGCTCATGCAGCGGCGTCAGCACCCCGATTCCAGCACCTACATCGGCTCCGGCAAGGTCGCCGAGCTCAAGGAGGTCGTGGAGGCCACCGGTGCCGACACGGTCATCTGCGACGGCGAACTCACCCCCGGCCAGCTGCGCAACCTGGAGGAGAAGCTCCGGGTCAAGGTGGTCGACCGCACCGCGCTGATCCTGGACATCTTCGCCCAGCACGCCCGCTCCAAGGAGGGCAAGGCGCAGGTCGAACTGGCCCAGCTCAACTACCTGGTGCCCCGCCTGCGTGGATGGGGCATCGCCCTGTCCCGGCAGCGTGGTGGTCGGGTGGCCGCCGGCGCCGGCATCGGCTCGCGAGGCCCGGGCGAGACCAAGCTGGAGATCGACCGCCGGCGCATCTACAAGCGCATCGCCCAGTTGCGCGTCGAGCTCGGCGGGATGCGCAAGGTCCGGGACACCAAGCGGTCCCAGCGACGGGACAACGCCGTGCCGGCCGTGGCCATCGCCGGCTACACCAACGCCGGCAAGTCCTCGCTGCTCAATCGCCTGACCGATGCTGGGGTGCTGGTCGAGGACGCCCTGTTCGCCACCCTGGATCCGACCACGCGCAAGGCGCGGACGACCGACGGGCGGCTGTACACGCTGACCGACACCGTCGGCTTCGTCCGGCACCTGCCCCACCAGCTGGTCGAGTCCTTCCGGTCGACCCTGGAGGAGATCGGCGACGCCGATCTGCTGATCCACGTGGTCGACGGCTCGGACGCCAGTCCTCAGGACCAGGTGACCGCGGTGCGCCAGGTGCTGGCCGAGATCGAGGCGTCGACCGTCCCGGAGATCATCGTGGTGAACAAGATCGACGCGGCCGACCCGGTGACCCTGGCCCATCTGCGGCATCTGTTCACCGGTGCGGTGTTCGTCTCCGCGCATACCGGGGAGGGCATGGAGGAGCTGCGGTCGGTCATCGCCCGGCACCTTCCGGACCCGGCCGTCGAGGTCGACGTGCTGCTGCCGTACACCGAGGGGGCGTTGGTGTCCCGGGTGCACGCCGAGGGCACCGTCCTCGAGGAGGAGCACGAGGGGGCGGGCACCCGGTTGCGAGCCCGGGTGAACGGCAACCTGGCCGGTCTGCTCGAGGGCTACCGGGTCGCCCCGGCCGGCTGA
- the dapF gene encoding diaminopimelate epimerase: MTDAADPAGPPSGLPFVKGHGTENDFVLVPDREGLLDLTPDQVRALCDRRAGIGADGVIRVAPGTLAPFFMDYRNADGSLAEMCGNGARVFTRFLVDAGWTGPGPVTFETRAGLRTAEVGPDGDVTVGMGPAVLGAASAAVVGGVRYPGVAVDVGNPHLVCRLDGGLAELAALDLTRAPGVDAELFPAGVNVEFVVPLAPDRVRMRVHERGSGETRSCGTGTVAVATVALGWAGRSVGSVHVLVPGGAVRVDRTGQDSSLTGPAVLVATGHWTGT; the protein is encoded by the coding sequence GTGACGGATGCCGCCGACCCCGCCGGGCCGCCCTCCGGGTTGCCGTTCGTCAAGGGGCACGGGACCGAAAACGATTTCGTCCTCGTTCCCGACCGCGAGGGTCTCCTCGATCTCACCCCGGACCAGGTCCGGGCCCTGTGCGACCGCCGCGCCGGCATCGGTGCCGACGGGGTGATCCGCGTCGCCCCCGGGACGCTCGCCCCGTTCTTCATGGACTACCGCAATGCCGACGGGTCGCTCGCCGAGATGTGCGGCAACGGAGCCCGCGTCTTCACGCGCTTCCTGGTGGACGCCGGGTGGACCGGACCCGGCCCCGTCACGTTCGAGACGCGGGCCGGTCTGCGGACCGCCGAGGTCGGACCGGACGGCGACGTCACCGTCGGGATGGGTCCGGCGGTCCTCGGGGCGGCGTCGGCCGCTGTCGTCGGCGGGGTCCGCTACCCGGGTGTGGCGGTCGACGTGGGAAATCCGCACCTGGTCTGCCGGCTGGACGGTGGCCTCGCCGAGCTCGCCGCCCTGGATCTGACCCGGGCGCCCGGGGTGGACGCGGAGCTCTTCCCGGCGGGCGTCAACGTCGAGTTCGTGGTGCCGCTGGCCCCGGATCGTGTCCGCATGCGGGTGCACGAGCGGGGCAGCGGGGAGACCCGGTCGTGCGGCACGGGCACCGTCGCCGTCGCGACGGTCGCCCTGGGCTGGGCCGGCCGGAGCGTCGGATCGGTGCACGTCCTGGTGCCCGGGGGAGCGGTCCGCGTCGACCGCACCGGCCAGGACAGCAGCCTGACCGGTCCGGCCGTTCTGGTCGCCACCGGGCACTGGACGGGAACCTGA
- the miaA gene encoding tRNA (adenosine(37)-N6)-dimethylallyltransferase MiaA, translated as MTIPPPLVVVTGPTGVGKSELGLRLAEHLGGEVINADSMQLYRGMDIGTAKLTVSERRGIPHHLLDVLDVRETATVAAYQRDTRTAVEGIRAAGRVPILVGGSGLYIQAVVDEIEFPGTDPQVRARLEAELTELGAAVLFARLERVDPAAAEVIESANGRRIVRALEVNEVTGGPFRATLRPGPPRYDAVLLRLDRDTTVLDAALERRVRGMVADGWLEEVRTLAAAGLREGFTARRALGYPQLLAVLDGRADLDAAITETVVATRRFVRRQRSWLRRDLRMIDLDVDEPGLVDRALREVRAAGSTLGTVVR; from the coding sequence ATGACCATCCCGCCACCCCTGGTCGTGGTGACCGGACCGACCGGCGTCGGAAAGTCGGAGCTGGGTCTGCGGCTCGCCGAGCACCTGGGCGGGGAGGTGATCAACGCCGACTCCATGCAGCTGTACCGCGGCATGGACATCGGGACGGCGAAACTCACCGTCAGCGAGCGCCGCGGGATCCCGCACCACCTCCTCGACGTGCTCGACGTCCGGGAGACGGCCACCGTCGCGGCCTACCAGCGGGACACCCGGACCGCGGTCGAGGGCATCCGGGCGGCCGGACGGGTGCCGATCCTCGTCGGGGGCTCCGGCCTCTACATCCAGGCGGTGGTCGACGAGATCGAGTTCCCCGGCACCGATCCACAGGTGCGGGCGCGCCTCGAGGCCGAGCTGACGGAGCTCGGTGCGGCCGTCCTGTTCGCCCGCCTGGAACGGGTCGACCCGGCGGCCGCCGAGGTCATCGAGAGCGCCAACGGTCGGCGCATCGTCCGGGCGCTGGAGGTCAACGAGGTGACGGGGGGCCCGTTCCGGGCCACCCTGCGGCCGGGCCCGCCGCGGTACGACGCCGTCCTGCTGCGGTTGGACCGGGACACCACCGTGCTGGACGCGGCACTGGAGCGGCGGGTGCGGGGGATGGTGGCCGACGGCTGGCTCGAGGAGGTCAGGACGCTGGCCGCGGCCGGGCTGCGGGAGGGTTTCACCGCCCGGCGTGCCCTGGGCTATCCGCAGCTGCTCGCCGTGCTGGACGGGCGCGCCGATCTGGATGCGGCCATCACCGAGACGGTGGTGGCGACGCGGCGCTTCGTCCGTCGGCAGCGGTCCTGGCTGCGGCGTGACCTGCGCATGATCGATCTCGACGTGGACGAGCCGGGGCTGGTCGACCGGGCGTTGCGCGAGGTCCGCGCGGCCGGGTCGACGCTGGGTACGGTGGTCCGGTGA